The proteins below come from a single Spiroplasma endosymbiont of Atherix ibis genomic window:
- the ligA gene encoding NAD-dependent DNA ligase LigA yields MKEIKKRIEKLKENLKKWNYAYYVLDSPIVDDSEYDKNLNELIKLEEENAEFKTDDSPTQKVGGQVMDKFEKYKHKLPMLSLSNAFNKEDLKTFDEQIFKEIENKKYNFFVEPKIDGLSISLIYKNGSFFKGVTRGNGIYGEDVTSNVKTIKSIPLSISDKNDYVEIRGEVFLSKTEFEKINKQRQNNDEELFANPRNAAAGTLRQLDSSIAASRKLDAFLYYFMDREKFNTHSESLNYLEKMNFKVNKLGKICNDIEEVYNHIKFIEAQREKLEYEIDGVVIKINDFDLYEKVGYTSKSPKWAIAFKFPAEVKETILKNIYATVGRTGRITYNASLEPVQISGTIVQAATLHNADFIIQRDIRVGGKVKIKKAGDIIPEVIEPIKDKKYKSLTIWVEEIKCPVCNSNLERVEGEVDQYCINFECPRKIIRGLEHFVSRDAMNIEGLSIKIIEKLFENKFIKNVADIYKLNKFKNELIQLDKMGKKSVTNLLESIEKSKNSSLEKLFFGLGIRHVGKKTAKTLAISFKTMENISKVSFEELEQINDVGPIVTKSVCDWFEIKQNLQLINKLNEENINMIYLGNEGSKNNDKITLKSFVITGTLSKPRNYFKDLLEEYGAKVIDIVSRKTDFLLAGKEAGSKLEKAEKLGIEIISEESLLEIIGE; encoded by the coding sequence AGTTAATAAAATTGGAAGAAGAAAATGCAGAATTTAAAACTGATGATTCACCAACACAAAAAGTTGGTGGTCAAGTAATGGATAAATTTGAAAAGTATAAACATAAATTACCTATGTTAAGTTTATCTAATGCATTTAACAAAGAAGATTTAAAAACTTTTGATGAACAAATTTTTAAAGAGATTGAGAATAAGAAATATAATTTTTTTGTTGAACCAAAAATAGATGGATTATCAATCTCTTTAATTTATAAAAATGGTAGTTTCTTTAAAGGTGTAACAAGAGGAAATGGAATTTATGGAGAAGATGTAACTTCAAATGTAAAAACAATAAAAAGTATTCCTTTATCAATTTCAGATAAAAATGATTATGTTGAAATTAGAGGGGAAGTATTTTTATCTAAAACTGAATTTGAAAAAATAAATAAACAAAGACAAAATAATGACGAGGAGTTATTTGCTAATCCAAGAAATGCTGCAGCAGGAACTTTAAGGCAATTAGATTCATCTATTGCAGCTTCAAGAAAACTTGATGCATTTTTATATTATTTTATGGATAGAGAGAAATTTAACACACATAGTGAATCATTAAATTACTTAGAAAAAATGAATTTCAAAGTAAATAAATTGGGAAAAATTTGTAATGATATTGAAGAAGTTTATAATCATATCAAATTTATTGAAGCACAAAGAGAAAAATTAGAATATGAAATTGATGGAGTTGTAATTAAAATAAATGATTTTGATCTTTATGAAAAAGTAGGATATACTTCAAAATCTCCAAAATGAGCTATAGCCTTTAAATTTCCTGCTGAAGTTAAAGAAACAATATTGAAAAATATTTATGCAACAGTAGGAAGAACGGGAAGAATAACTTATAATGCTTCTTTAGAACCTGTTCAAATTTCAGGAACTATTGTTCAAGCAGCAACTTTACATAATGCTGATTTTATTATTCAAAGAGATATAAGAGTTGGAGGAAAAGTTAAAATAAAAAAAGCTGGAGATATTATTCCTGAAGTAATTGAACCAATTAAGGATAAAAAATATAAAAGCTTAACTATATGAGTTGAAGAAATAAAATGCCCAGTATGTAATTCAAATTTAGAAAGAGTTGAGGGGGAAGTAGATCAGTATTGTATTAATTTTGAATGTCCAAGAAAAATTATTAGAGGGCTTGAGCATTTTGTTTCTAGAGATGCAATGAATATTGAAGGTTTAAGTATAAAAATTATTGAAAAACTTTTTGAAAATAAATTTATTAAAAATGTTGCAGATATTTATAAATTAAATAAATTTAAAAATGAACTTATTCAATTGGATAAAATGGGAAAAAAATCTGTAACTAATTTATTAGAATCAATTGAGAAATCAAAAAATAGCTCATTAGAAAAATTATTTTTTGGTCTAGGAATTAGACATGTTGGAAAAAAAACAGCAAAAACTTTAGCAATAAGTTTTAAAACAATGGAAAATATCTCAAAAGTAAGTTTTGAAGAATTAGAACAAATTAATGATGTAGGACCTATTGTTACAAAATCTGTTTGTGATTGATTTGAAATAAAACAAAATCTGCAATTAATTAATAAATTAAATGAAGAAAATATTAATATGATTTATTTAGGTAATGAAGGATCAAAAAATAATGATAAAATAACTTTGAAAAGTTTTGTTATAACAGGTACATTAAGTAAACCTAGAAATTATTTTAAGGATTTACTTGAAGAATATGGAGCTAAAGTAATTGATATAGTTAGCAGAAAAACTGATTTTTTATTAGCAGGTAAAGAAGCTGGTAGTAAATTAGAAAAAGCTGAAAAATTAGGAATTGAAATTATTTCTGAAGAAAGTTTATTAGAAATTATAGGTGAATAA
- the gatC gene encoding Asp-tRNA(Asn)/Glu-tRNA(Gln) amidotransferase subunit GatC produces the protein MKINLELLEELQEDAMLTLSKDELENILKYENDLLKKFEKVLSIDTTNVEELHYPFDISQTYLREDNKVNVLSQSEILKNAPSTEGDFLTITKVVK, from the coding sequence ATGAAAATAAATTTAGAATTATTAGAAGAACTTCAAGAAGATGCAATGTTAACTTTAAGTAAAGATGAACTTGAAAATATTCTTAAATATGAAAATGATTTATTAAAGAAATTTGAAAAGGTTTTATCAATTGATACTACAAATGTAGAAGAATTGCATTATCCATTTGATATTTCACAAACATACTTAAGAGAAGATAATAAAGTTAATGTTTTATCTCAAAGTGAAATTCTAAAGAATGCACCAAGTACAGAAGGTGATTTTTTAACAATTACAAAGGTGGTTAAATAA
- a CDS encoding amidase family protein, translated as MNFKKVTLKNIHNKLINKEITIIDLVNDVLKASEKEMKSNFLITLCKEEALEKAKELQKNIDKENILYGIPFIHKDNISTKGVLTTAGSKILSNYIPSFNATIAEKFQESNSIMIGKAALDELSMGGTGLFSFNGEVRNPYDNNRIVGGSSSGSAYAVAKGIVPFATGGDTGDSIRKPASLNGVVGFKPTYGSISRYGAIPYAPSLDHLGFFTNNVEDLSYLCEATYEKDEKDFTSIDNKNEFVKNINNLDEKVKFGYIKHVDKYLEGQLKKDYQKLYEILKQNGHEVIELDFDKKLLEAIPATYMMISFAEGVSTHSNLDGIKFGLRAKGKDYKEIIKNSRTQGFGDTVKRRFIIGSYQLKSENQEILLSKSKKVRRLIVEALEKLYSQVDILIVPPTLKPAPIVNNVYGVDVEQKEDNEGSFVEYILILANFNGMPSITIPFVTQDNMPIGINLNAKPKNDLKVLQAAKFLEDIILKNFRQVVDLIE; from the coding sequence ATGAATTTTAAGAAAGTTACATTAAAAAATATTCACAATAAATTAATAAACAAGGAAATTACTATTATTGACTTAGTAAATGATGTTTTAAAAGCATCAGAAAAAGAGATGAAAAGTAATTTTTTAATTACTTTATGTAAAGAAGAAGCGTTAGAAAAAGCAAAAGAACTTCAAAAAAATATTGATAAGGAAAATATTTTATATGGTATACCTTTTATTCATAAAGATAATATTTCTACAAAAGGAGTTTTAACAACAGCTGGTTCTAAAATTTTATCAAATTATATTCCATCTTTTAATGCAACTATTGCAGAAAAATTTCAAGAGTCAAATTCAATTATGATTGGTAAAGCAGCTCTTGATGAACTTTCAATGGGTGGAACAGGTTTATTTTCATTTAATGGAGAAGTAAGAAACCCATATGATAATAATAGAATTGTTGGGGGAAGTTCAAGTGGTAGTGCATATGCTGTTGCAAAAGGTATTGTTCCTTTTGCAACTGGAGGAGATACAGGAGATTCGATTAGAAAACCTGCAAGCTTAAATGGTGTAGTTGGTTTTAAACCCACATATGGATCAATCTCAAGATATGGAGCAATTCCTTATGCTCCAAGTTTAGATCATTTAGGTTTTTTTACAAATAATGTTGAAGATTTAAGTTATTTATGTGAAGCAACATATGAAAAAGATGAAAAAGATTTTACATCAATTGATAATAAAAATGAATTTGTAAAAAATATTAATAATTTAGATGAAAAAGTTAAATTTGGATATATTAAACATGTTGATAAATATTTAGAGGGTCAATTAAAAAAAGATTATCAAAAACTATATGAAATTTTAAAGCAAAATGGTCATGAAGTTATAGAATTGGATTTTGATAAGAAACTATTAGAAGCTATTCCAGCAACGTATATGATGATATCTTTTGCAGAAGGAGTTTCAACACATTCTAATTTAGATGGAATTAAATTTGGTCTAAGAGCTAAGGGGAAAGATTATAAAGAAATAATAAAAAATTCTAGAACTCAAGGTTTTGGAGATACTGTAAAAAGAAGATTCATTATAGGAAGTTATCAACTTAAATCAGAAAATCAAGAAATTCTTTTATCAAAATCAAAAAAAGTCAGAAGATTAATTGTAGAAGCTTTAGAAAAATTATATAGTCAAGTAGACATTTTAATTGTTCCCCCAACATTAAAACCAGCACCAATTGTTAATAATGTTTATGGAGTAGATGTAGAACAAAAAGAAGATAATGAAGGTTCATTTGTAGAATATATTTTAATTTTAGCTAATTTTAATGGTATGCCTTCAATTACAATTCCTTTTGTAACTCAAGATAATATGCCAATAGGAATTAATTTAAATGCAAAACCAAAAAATGATTTAAAAGTTTTACAAGCAGCAAAATTTTTAGAGGATATAATCTTAAAAAATTTTAGACAAGTAGTTGATTTAATTGAATAA
- the gatB gene encoding Asp-tRNA(Asn)/Glu-tRNA(Gln) amidotransferase subunit GatB: MNNFEVIIGIENHVELKTNSKMFGLGPVTYGQIPNSQVSEVDMGYPGALPSVNKEGVRLALLACNALKMKIDPLLRFDRKNYFYPDLVKGFQITQQFFPIGKEGKIEITLENGSNKVIEIERLHIEEDTAKQTHKGELTYIDFNRSGVGLIEIVSKPFIRSVNEAVEYVNKLREILLYLGVSDVKMNEGSLRCDINISLRPYGYSKFGPKVEIKNLNSLNNVKKAIEFEISRQSKILLSGESIQQETRRFDENTQETVLMRKKDNAIDYKYFREPNIFPIKLDEKWTKEVLKNSPELASQKREKYIKKYQLSNEDTNYILSNLSLVNFFEECIVLGSDPKKVANYLITDIKALLNKDAIDLSQSKLKPKDISEIIKMLEKKLISSKHVKLILPISFETEKTVKEIVEENNLKLISDIKEIEKLLNNIIEQNSSLIKEQYEQRKERIEKTLMGQLMKETEGNVNPTIASEIIIRMIQDYLKNANLG; the protein is encoded by the coding sequence TTGAATAACTTTGAAGTAATTATAGGAATTGAAAACCATGTAGAATTAAAAACTAATTCTAAAATGTTTGGTTTAGGTCCAGTTACATATGGACAGATTCCAAATTCACAAGTTTCTGAAGTTGATATGGGTTATCCTGGTGCATTACCTTCTGTAAATAAAGAAGGAGTTAGATTAGCTTTACTTGCATGTAATGCATTAAAAATGAAAATTGATCCTCTTTTAAGATTTGATAGAAAAAATTATTTTTACCCAGATTTAGTAAAAGGTTTTCAAATTACACAACAATTTTTTCCAATTGGAAAAGAAGGCAAAATTGAGATTACTTTAGAAAATGGAAGTAATAAAGTTATTGAAATTGAAAGATTACATATAGAAGAAGACACTGCAAAACAAACACATAAAGGTGAATTAACTTATATAGATTTTAATAGAAGTGGTGTTGGCTTGATTGAAATAGTTTCAAAACCTTTCATAAGAAGTGTCAATGAGGCAGTTGAATATGTAAATAAACTTAGAGAGATTTTATTATATCTTGGTGTAAGCGATGTTAAAATGAATGAAGGTTCATTAAGATGTGATATAAATATTTCTTTAAGACCTTATGGATATTCAAAATTTGGTCCAAAAGTAGAAATTAAAAATTTAAACTCTTTAAATAATGTTAAAAAAGCAATTGAATTTGAAATTAGTAGACAATCAAAAATTTTGTTATCAGGTGAAAGTATTCAACAAGAGACAAGAAGATTTGATGAAAATACTCAAGAAACAGTTTTAATGAGAAAAAAAGATAATGCTATTGATTATAAATATTTTAGAGAACCAAATATATTTCCAATTAAATTAGATGAAAAATGAACTAAAGAAGTTTTAAAAAACTCCCCAGAGTTAGCTTCACAAAAAAGAGAAAAGTATATTAAAAAATATCAACTTTCTAATGAAGATACTAATTATATTCTTTCAAATTTATCTTTAGTTAATTTTTTTGAAGAATGTATAGTATTAGGATCTGATCCAAAAAAGGTTGCAAATTATTTAATAACTGATATTAAGGCTTTATTAAATAAAGATGCAATAGATTTGAGTCAGTCTAAACTTAAACCAAAAGATATTAGTGAAATAATTAAAATGTTAGAAAAAAAATTAATTTCTTCAAAACATGTAAAATTAATTTTACCAATTTCTTTTGAAACTGAAAAAACTGTAAAAGAAATTGTAGAGGAAAATAATCTAAAATTAATTTCTGATATAAAAGAAATAGAGAAATTATTAAACAATATTATTGAACAAAATAGTTCTTTAATAAAAGAGCAATATGAACAAAGAAAAGAAAGAATAGAAAAAACTTTAATGGGTCAACTTATGAAAGAAACTGAAGGTAATGTTAACCCAACAATAGCATCAGAAATTATTATTAGAATGATTCAAGATTATTTAAAAAATGCTAATTTAGGTTAG
- a CDS encoding TrkA family potassium uptake protein, whose product MARKKSFAIFGANYFGLSVAQTLDEKKQLIKIFDYDEEKLNLHINEFESVEGIVLDATNKNALEKNGISQYDGVIVCFGGNMESSILTVLNLLDLGVENIIVKARDERHKRILLALGLEEDKVIIPDVITGKMVATKSLFDIESEVQSIDNEYVFTSITVKEEKVIDKSIFDTGLSSNKDFNIIQIKRNGKTLLPDEYTILKEGDILGVYAKNNIVNDLVLKIRGEQEIEE is encoded by the coding sequence ATGGCTAGAAAAAAAAGTTTTGCTATATTCGGTGCAAATTACTTTGGTTTATCAGTTGCTCAAACACTTGATGAAAAAAAGCAGCTGATTAAAATATTTGATTATGATGAAGAAAAATTAAACTTACATATCAATGAATTTGAATCTGTTGAAGGTATAGTATTAGATGCTACAAACAAAAATGCTTTAGAAAAAAATGGTATTTCTCAATATGATGGAGTTATTGTTTGTTTTGGAGGAAATATGGAATCAAGTATTTTAACAGTTTTAAATCTTTTAGATTTAGGTGTTGAAAATATTATAGTTAAAGCAAGAGATGAAAGACATAAAAGAATTTTGCTTGCTCTTGGTTTAGAAGAGGATAAAGTTATTATTCCTGATGTTATAACAGGTAAAATGGTTGCTACAAAATCACTATTTGATATTGAAAGTGAAGTACAGTCAATTGATAATGAATACGTATTTACAAGTATCACAGTAAAAGAAGAAAAAGTTATTGATAAATCAATTTTTGATACAGGTTTAAGTTCTAATAAAGATTTCAATATTATTCAAATAAAAAGAAATGGTAAAACATTACTTCCAGATGAATATACAATTCTAAAAGAAGGAGATATTCTTGGAGTATATGCAAAAAATAATATAGTAAATGATCTAGTTTTAAAAATTAGAGGTGAACAAGAAATTGAAGAATAA
- a CDS encoding TrkH family potassium uptake protein — MKNSLNIEQENNKKIKKTKEPKKQNEKFFYKLKNWWPFSRVSGKIIIAYVLAIIIGGFLLSIPGVVKDSNNYWNFITGIFTASSAISDTGITIVQTNTGYSFIGQLLIIIMCQIGGIGILTIKISLLVMIGKKISLDDQNVASSERGNNSLSNTVEMIKDAFIFLIALEIVGSIILFFGFYFTPIDINNLNVEKDSVTNAYNDFGRSLWAAIFHSISATNNAGFDIISGSSLVPYNQPGSAGYLIQVTFLFQWVIGGLGYPTYHDIKKKIKAKKQGKIVKFSLFTKLNFITYITLFILGPILVFLTEWLTVENSKILLDGVEQKYTKMVHGGGSVEVKQWVPTGWKPANVWIMDLIFNVSSTRNAGFATVDVNNFNAGSKFILSIWMFIGAAPSSTAGGIRTTTFAICILAIFSIIRNKKSVEAFKRKIPDETVKRSFAVVFISLFIVITSIFVVYLDSNKMLYGTDNTKHTEATIIKLIMYVCSAFGTVGFQPFPNEQIIQLGVISKIMLVITMFIGQLGISNTLIAFVKPKNKQNYGYLEEEVTIG; from the coding sequence GTGAAAAATTCTTTAAATATAGAACAAGAAAATAATAAAAAAATTAAAAAAACTAAAGAACCAAAAAAACAAAATGAGAAATTCTTTTATAAATTAAAAAACTGATGACCTTTTTCTCGTGTTAGTGGAAAAATTATTATAGCATATGTATTAGCTATTATTATTGGAGGTTTTTTACTTTCAATTCCTGGAGTTGTAAAAGATTCAAATAATTATTGAAACTTTATTACTGGAATATTTACTGCATCAAGTGCTATATCAGATACGGGTATTACAATTGTACAAACAAATACAGGTTATTCATTTATAGGTCAATTATTAATTATTATTATGTGTCAAATTGGAGGTATTGGTATACTAACAATTAAAATTTCACTTTTAGTTATGATTGGAAAAAAAATCTCACTAGATGATCAAAATGTAGCTTCATCAGAAAGAGGAAATAATAGTTTATCAAATACAGTAGAAATGATTAAAGATGCATTTATTTTTTTAATTGCTTTAGAAATAGTTGGTTCAATTATTTTATTTTTTGGATTTTATTTTACTCCTATTGATATTAACAATTTAAATGTTGAAAAAGATTCTGTTACAAATGCTTATAATGACTTTGGAAGGTCTCTTTGAGCAGCTATTTTTCATTCTATAAGTGCTACAAATAACGCTGGTTTTGATATTATAAGTGGTAGCTCACTTGTTCCCTATAATCAACCAGGATCAGCTGGATATTTAATACAAGTTACTTTTCTATTTCAATGAGTTATAGGAGGATTAGGTTATCCAACTTATCATGATATTAAGAAAAAAATTAAAGCAAAAAAACAAGGGAAAATTGTTAAATTTTCTTTGTTTACTAAATTAAATTTTATAACTTATATAACATTGTTTATATTAGGTCCAATATTAGTTTTTTTAACTGAATGATTAACTGTGGAGAATAGCAAAATTCTTTTAGATGGTGTTGAGCAGAAATATACTAAAATGGTTCATGGTGGAGGATCAGTTGAAGTAAAACAATGAGTACCAACTGGTTGAAAGCCTGCAAATGTTTGAATAATGGACTTAATTTTTAATGTTTCTTCTACAAGAAATGCTGGTTTTGCAACAGTTGATGTTAATAATTTTAATGCTGGAAGTAAATTTATATTATCAATTTGAATGTTTATAGGAGCTGCTCCTTCTTCAACAGCAGGAGGAATTAGAACAACTACTTTTGCAATATGTATTTTAGCTATTTTCTCAATTATAAGAAATAAAAAATCTGTAGAAGCTTTTAAAAGAAAAATACCAGATGAAACTGTAAAAAGATCATTTGCTGTAGTATTTATTTCATTATTTATTGTTATTACAAGTATCTTTGTAGTTTATTTAGATAGTAACAAGATGTTATATGGAACTGACAATACAAAGCATACTGAAGCAACAATTATTAAGTTAATAATGTATGTATGTAGTGCTTTTGGAACAGTTGGTTTTCAACCATTTCCAAATGAACAAATAATTCAACTTGGAGTTATAAGTAAAATTATGCTTGTTATAACTATGTTTATAGGTCAATTAGGTATTTCAAATACATTGATTGCTTTTGTAAAACCTAAAAATAAACAGAATTATGGATATTTAGAAGAAGAGGTTACAATTGGATAA
- a CDS encoding cation-transporting P-type ATPase, whose amino-acid sequence MNITENKNESSDSKFETLSLNEEWYKLSNKKICNILEVNPETGLSNKEAKNRLEKYGRNILPKTKKTNWFKNFLLSFLDPLSLIMILSGLVSGLVSIISQKIGVVDITGLVIIIIIVLTNSIIATIQ is encoded by the coding sequence ATGAATATAACTGAAAATAAAAATGAGTCATCAGACTCCAAGTTTGAAACTTTATCTTTAAATGAAGAGTGATATAAACTTTCTAATAAAAAAATATGCAATATTTTAGAAGTTAATCCTGAAACTGGATTAAGTAATAAAGAAGCTAAAAATAGATTAGAAAAATATGGTCGAAATATTCTTCCAAAAACTAAAAAAACCAATTGATTTAAAAATTTTTTATTGAGCTTTTTAGACCCATTAAGTTTAATTATGATTTTATCTGGTTTAGTTTCTGGATTGGTTTCTATTATTTCACAAAAAATTGGAGTAGTTGATATAACTGGTTTAGTTATTATTATAATTATAGTTTTAACTAATTCTATTATTGCAACTATTCAATAA
- a CDS encoding ABC transporter transmembrane domain-containing protein, with the protein MGRKIEISLRNRALESLVRQDISYYSDKKIGEILTKIVYDTQIVGDQAVQVPLQFGLSFF; encoded by the coding sequence ATGGGTCGTAAAATTGAGATAAGTTTAAGAAATAGAGCTCTTGAGAGTTTAGTAAGACAAGATATTTCTTACTATTCAGATAAAAAAATTGGAGAAATTTTAACTAAAATAGTTTATGATACACAAATAGTAGGTGATCAAGCAGTTCAAGTACCTTTACAATTTGGTTTATCATTTTTTTAA
- a CDS encoding ATP-binding cassette domain-containing protein translates to MHKDFYKKSKKVGTRLALMLTTMWGGIFVLQFATVIAAMLIYGNQGTESDFLKNRFAAYNLAQGLMIGPLFNFMAALFGLAQASVAAQRFDDTIKAKSILNSHYWDGETVESIKGDILFKGVEFEYPEKPGKIILPKFDFKFEEGKSYAFVGEIGSGKSTIAKLLLRFYDPSKGDIIINGNTNLKDVKLSSYLRHVGYVEQDPQILYGDVFENVKYGSFNSTNEEVIEACKKAELHELVMTWPDQYETILGERGFLLSGGQKQRLIIARMFLKNPEVLILDEATRALDNIVEKEIQSKLDLLMKGRTTVTIAHRLSTIKNADEIIVLGANGKGIVQRGKFNELKSQDGHFKKTLSGRFNRLIILKYRTFKLSFVKKFRLIKYIKNVFYFIKIF, encoded by the coding sequence GTGCACAAAGATTTTTATAAAAAATCTAAAAAAGTAGGTACAAGATTAGCTCTTATGTTAACAACAATGTGAGGGGGAATATTTGTTTTGCAATTTGCAACTGTAATTGCAGCAATGTTAATTTATGGAAATCAAGGAACAGAATCTGATTTTCTAAAAAATAGATTTGCAGCTTATAATTTAGCACAAGGGCTTATGATAGGTCCATTATTTAATTTTATGGCTGCTTTATTTGGTTTAGCTCAAGCTTCAGTTGCAGCACAAAGATTCGATGATACGATTAAGGCTAAATCAATTTTAAATTCTCATTACTGAGATGGAGAAACTGTTGAATCAATAAAAGGAGATATTTTATTTAAAGGTGTGGAGTTTGAATATCCTGAAAAACCAGGAAAAATTATTCTTCCAAAATTTGATTTTAAATTTGAAGAGGGAAAATCATATGCTTTTGTTGGTGAAATAGGAAGTGGTAAATCAACAATTGCTAAATTATTATTAAGATTTTATGATCCTTCAAAAGGAGATATTATTATTAATGGTAATACAAATTTAAAAGATGTTAAATTATCTAGTTATTTAAGACATGTTGGATATGTTGAACAAGATCCTCAAATTCTTTATGGAGATGTTTTTGAAAATGTTAAGTATGGTTCTTTTAATTCAACAAATGAAGAAGTTATTGAAGCTTGTAAAAAAGCAGAATTACATGAACTTGTTATGACTTGACCCGATCAATATGAAACAATTTTAGGGGAAAGAGGTTTCTTATTGAGCGGTGGACAAAAACAAAGACTGATTATAGCAAGAATGTTTTTAAAAAATCCTGAGGTTTTAATACTAGATGAAGCAACAAGGGCTTTAGATAATATAGTAGAAAAAGAAATTCAATCTAAGTTAGATTTATTAATGAAAGGTAGAACTACTGTAACTATTGCTCATAGATTAAGTACTATTAAAAATGCTGATGAAATTATAGTTTTAGGTGCAAATGGCAAAGGAATAGTTCAAAGAGGTAAATTTAATGAACTAAAATCTCAAGATGGTCATTTCAAAAAAACTTTATCAGGCAGGTTTAATCGATTAATTATTTTAAAATATAGAACATTTAAATTATCTTTTGTAAAGAAGTTTAGACTTATAAAATATATTAAAAATGTTTTTTATTTTATAAAAATTTTTTAA